One window from the genome of Hippocampus zosterae strain Florida chromosome 7, ASM2543408v3, whole genome shotgun sequence encodes:
- the LOC127603442 gene encoding guanine nucleotide-binding protein subunit alpha-13-like gives MADFLPSRSVLKVCLPVCLLNSSEVEQVRRSKEIDRRLSREKTYVKRLVKILLLGAGESGKSTFLKQMRIIHGQDFDQRAREDFRATIYSNVIKGIRVLVDAREKLHIPWGDPGNQQRGDKLMAFDTRSAKMVRGQLETPVFLQYLPAIKALWADTGIQHAYDRRREFQLGESVKYFLDNLDKLGEPNYLPSQQDILLARKPTKGIHEYDFELKNVPFKMVDVGGQRSERRRWFECFDSVTSILFLVSSSEYDQVLMEDRQTNRLCESLNIFETIVNNRVFANVSIILFLNKMDLLEEKVKSVPLKDYFPNYNGPEHSLPDVKDFMVECFRAKRRDATQKPLYHHFTTAINTENIRLVFRDVKDTILHDNLKQLMLQ, from the exons ATGGCGGATTTCCTGCCGTCGCGCTCCGTGCTTAAAGTTTGCCTTCCCGTGTGTCTGCTCAACAGCAGCGAGGTGGAGCAGGTCCGCCGCTCCAAGGAGATCGACCGGCGGCTCTCCCGGGAGAAAACCTACGTAAAGCGCCTGGTGAAGATACTGCTGCTCGGAGCGGGCGAGAGCGGCAAGTCGACGTTCCTCAAACAAATGCGGATCATCCACGGCCAGGACTTCGACCAGAGAGCCCGCGAGGACTTCCGAGCAACCATTTATAGCAACGTAATCAAAG GCATACGTGTGTTAGTGGACGCTCGCGAGAAGCTGCACATCCCATGGGGGGACCCGGGCAACCAGCAACGCGGCGACAAGCTGATGGCGTTTGACACCCGTTCGGCCAAGATGGTCCGCGGGCAGTTGGAGACACCCGTCTTCCTGCAGTACCTGCCCGCCATCAAAGCCCTGTGGGCCGACACCGGCATCCAGCACGCCTACGACCGCCGTCGCGAGTTCCAATTG GGCGAGTCTGTCAAGTATTTCTTGGATAATCTGGATAAGCTTGGCGAGCcg AATTACCTGCCGAGTCAGCAGGACATTCTGCTGGCGCGAAAGCCCACGAAGGGAATCCACGAGTACGACTTTGAGCTGAAGAACGTCCCGTTCAAGATGGTGGACGTGGGCGGCCAGCGGTCCGAGCGGCGGCGCTGGTTTGAGTGCTTCGACTCGGTCACCTCCATCCTCTTCCTCGTATCCTCATCCGAGTACGACCAG GTTTTGATGGAGGACCGTCAGACCAACCGGCTGTGTGAGTCGCTCAACATCTTCGAGACCATCGTCAACAACCGCGTGTTTGCCAACGTGTccatcatcctcttcctcaacaAAATGGACCTGCTGGAGGAGAAGGTGAAGAGTGTGCCTCTCAAGGACTACTTCCCCAACTACAACGGGCCCGAGCACAGCTTGCCTGACGTGAAGGACTTCATGGTGGAGTGCTTCCGGGCCAAGCGACGCGACGCCACCCAGAAGCCGCTCTATCACCACTTCACCACCGCCATCAACACGGAGAACATCCGACTGGTGTTCCGGGATGTCAAGGACACGATTCTCCACGACAACCTCAAGCAGCTCATGCTCCAATGA